The following coding sequences lie in one Aspergillus luchuensis IFO 4308 DNA, chromosome 8, nearly complete sequence genomic window:
- the COQ5 gene encoding class I SAM-dependent methyltransferase (BUSCO:EOG09264A8D;~COG:H;~EggNog:ENOG410PH01;~InterPro:IPR023576,IPR004033,IPR029063;~PFAM:PF13649,PF13489,PF01209,PF08242,PF08241, PF13847;~go_function: GO:0008168 - methyltransferase activity [Evidence IEA]): MSSRTVWRSLQLQARRRFIVPETPYRCFSCTRRAQDPPKFNQDDRMTHFGFQNVPEAQKESLVGAVFSSVASSYDVMNDMMSLGIHRLWKDHFVRSLNPGSALPSREHDTAGRGWNILDIAGGTGDIAFRMLDHATNINNDHETRVTIADINADMLAEGQKRSVQTPYYNTNRLSFMQGNAQSMPSIPDNSVDLYTVVFGIRNFTDKQAALNEAFRVLKPGGVFACMEFSKVDNALFNAIYKQWSFSAIPMIGQLVAGDRDSYQYLVESIEQFPSQEEFRGMIQKAGFMIPGRGFENLTGGIAAIHKGIKPLNRA, from the exons ATGTCGTCCCGCACCGTCTGGAGGAGCCTCCAATTGCAAGCCCGGAGACGATTTATTGTCCCGGAGACACCATACCGCTGTTTCTCCTGCACACGACGTGCCCAGGATCCGCCCAAGTTCAACCAGGATGATCGCATGACCCATTTCGGCTTCCAAAATGTTCCTGAAGCGCAGAAGGAGTCTTTGG TGGGAGCCGTCTTCAGCTCCGTTGCCTCGTCCTACGATGTGATGAACGACATGATGTCGCTGGGCATCCACCGCCTGTGGAAAGATCACTTTGTCCGCTCTCTCAACCCCGGATCCGCACTTCCCTCTCGCGAACACGATACGGCCGGCCGTGGTTGGAACATTCTCGATATCGCCGGCGGGACGGGCGATATCGCGTTTCGCATGCTGGACCACGCGACGAACATCAACAATGACCACGAGACCCGCGTGACGATCGCCGATATCAACGCGGACATGCTGGCGGAGGGTCAGAAGCGCAGCGTGCAGACTCCTTACTACAACACAAACCGACTGTCGTTCATGCAGGGCAATGCGCAGTCCATGCCTTCCATTCCGGATAACTCGGTGGACCTCTACACTGTTGTTTTCGGTATCCGCAACTTCACGGATAAGCAGGCAGCCCTGAACGAAGCGTTCCGTGTCCTGAAGCCTGGTGGTGTATTTGCTTGTATGGAATTCAGCAAGGTCGACAACGCCCTGTTCAATGCGATCTACAAGCAGTGGAGTTTCAGCGCCATTCCCATGATTGGTCAGCTGGTGGCCGGTGATCGCGACAGCTACCAGTACTTGGTGGAGAGTATTGAGCAGTTCCCTAGCCAAGAGGAGTTCCGCGGCATGATCCAGAAGGCTGGCTTCATGATCCCGGGACGTGGCTTCGAGAATCTGACGGGTGGAATTGCCGCTATTCACAAGGGTATCAAGCCGCTCA
- a CDS encoding uncharacterized protein (COG:S;~EggNog:ENOG410QDNZ;~InterPro:IPR010730;~PFAM:PF06985;~antiSMASH:Cluster_8.8): MRLINVDTFNLKEFYGSVPRYAILSHIWGADHEELSFRDITEKSIKRQSLPFKVAKCCEQAKKDGIQYAWVDTCCIDKTNSVELGEAINSMFRWYHEAAVCYAYLADVTIEDNNHFPLTQFSSCRWFQRGWTLQELLAPDNLRFFDSGWRYLGTKAMRSGIIDRKFRIPRRFLQGTPLSEASIAQRMSWTSNRVTKRDEDIAYCLLGIFDVTMPMIYGEGTDRAFTRLQQEIMKSSRDESILAWGLSSPEHHLYKLNVDRTLSAGVLAASPADFRGCENIVPRMNGTRSPCTFQIEGGLVRVNLSLHQGRNGLFGLLNCGLLSPNTLVAIPLLKSQSNEYYLRPQDHPAVIYNSIATKTSAQPVHILIERHMKTPPTASYNNDFFVEDPIEAGLELIEVEPPDCWLQGRSIITTSSDPADHAVQKLWTRFRSGGEDSNDFLVLLEYDTQRPQAEARCHVMISSRATSLQDLAQRSGSIRKEAFGKQSASDGKLNIQASVERDNMQEIFVVILAATASPPSVTINATFELEVLTFKLEVEGVMKAEDDLRHETDNLNQHEWDINSSLKYAKAGLNDVEGEMERFNALKSRLLNTISKATQDTANVNTRAEELRQRRAILSERRRSLGRKMDDRHQTVLETGYGLPLYQTGGRAAEAEAEFEGLVKTNIDLVKHIDDMLRCDAFLRLFFSDKKKKGFLIYLWKKAEHMYSGHGLKAHYEKPMALTVKTSIYQQVFYCDDSSGMRCEDRWDVQKELVKKLAGVTTQLLPAGEGVGLSFVNSEFDIFPNLAVDQVKKILDSAPLSPSGNTTIGTNLRSRILEPLVYSKVSSQRLDRPLLIIITIGGYPESRAESEFVNAIIECGRKLDLAGYPRRST; encoded by the exons ATGCGCCTGATCAATGTTGATACATTCAATCTGAAGGAATTCTATGGATCAGTGCCCCGCTATGCTATACTCTCACATATATGGGGAGCCGATCACGAGGAACTGTCATTTCGCGACATCACCGAGAAAAGTATCAAAAGACAGAGTTTACCATTCAAAGTCGCGAAATGCTGCGAACAGGCAAAGAAAGACGGCATTCAGTATGCATGGGTTGACACCTGCTGCATTGACAAGACCAACTCAGTCGAACTCGGCGAGGCAATTAACTCCATGTTCCGATGGTATCATGAAGCTGCCGTTTGCTATGCCTACCTAGCCGACGTCACCATTGAGGATAATAACCATTTCCCATTGACTCAGTTCAGTTCATGCCGCTGGTTCCAACGAGGCTGGACTCTACAGGAGCTTTTGGCTCCTGATAatcttcgcttcttcgatTCGGGGTGGCGCTACCTCGGAACAAAGGCAATGAGATCGGGCATTATTGACCGCAAATTCAGAATACCGCGTCGGTTCTTGCAAGGAACCCCGTTAAGTGAGGCAAGCATCGCTCAACGTATGTCCTGGACCTCCAACAGAGTCACAAAACGGGACGAAGACATTGCCTATTGCCTTCTTGGAATCTTCGATGTGACTATGCCGATGATCTATGGTGAAGGGACTGATCGAGCGTTCACTCGTCTCCAGCAAGAGATCATGAAAAGCTCAAGGGATGAGTCAATTCTGGCGTGGGGTCTTTCCAGCCCGGAGCATCATCTGTATAAATTAAATGTTGATAGGACCTTGTCAGCCGGTGTACTTGCCGCGTCCCCCGCTGACTTTCGAGGTTGTGAGAATATTGTTCCGCGTATGAACGGGACCAGGTCTCCATGCACGTTCCAGATTGAAGGAGGCTTGGTTCGAGTCAATCTATCTCTACACCAAGGCAGAAATGGGCTTTTCGGCTTGCTCAACTGTGGGCTGTTAAGTCCGAACACTTTGGTAGCAATCCCGCTTTTGAAAAGCCAGTCGAATGAATACTACCTTAGGCCACAAGATCATCCTGCAGTGATTTACAACTCAATTGCGACTAAGACATCAGCTCAGCCGGTCCATATTCTGATTGAACGGCATATGAAAACACCGCCGACAGCTAGCTATAACAATGATTTCTTTGTCGAGGACCCTATCGAAGCAGGGTTAGAACTTATTGAAGTTGAACCTCCAGATTGCTGGTTGCAAGGTCGGTCTATTATTACGACATCGAGTGACCCTGCTGATCATGCTGTCCAAAAGCTCTGGACCCGGTTCCGCTCCGGAGGTGAAGACTCCAACGACTTCCTGGTGTTGCTCGAGTATGATACGCAGCGCCCCCAAGCGGAGGCTCGATGTCACGTGATGATATCTTCCAGAGCCACGTCCCTCCAAGATCTGGCCCAGAGATCCGGCtctataagaaaagaagcatTCGGTAAACAAAGTGCCAGTGATGGCAAGCTCAATATCCAGGCAAGCGTGGAACGAGACAACATGCAAGAGATATTTGTGGTGATATTAGCCGCCACGGCGAGTCCGCCCAGTGTCACCATTAATGCCACATTCGAGTTGGAAGTACTGACATTCAAGCTTGAAGTGGAGGGCGTCATGAAAGCGGAAGATGATTTGCGCCACGAAACAGACAACCTTAATCAGCATGAATGGGATATAAACTCCTCCTTAAAATATGCCAAGGCAGGCTTGAATGACGTAGAAGGGGAAATGGAAAGGTTCAATGCGCTGAAATCCCGGCTACTCAACACGATCAGCAAAGCGACACAGGATACAGCAAATGTCAATACCCGGGCGGAGGAACTTAGGCAACGGCGAGCCATTTTGTCGGAACGCAGACGGTCACTTGGAAGGAAAATGGATGATAGGCATCAAACAGTGTTGGAGACTGGATATGGTTTACCCCTGTATCAAACTGGAGGCAGGGCGGCGGAAGCTGAGGCCGAATTTGAGGGATTGGTGAAAACTAATATTGATTTAGTAAAACACATCGATGATATGTTAAGGTGTGATGCATTTCTTCGACTATTTTTCTccgataaaaagaaaaagggttTCCTGATATACTTATGGAAGAAGGCCGAGCATATGTATTCCGGCCACGGGTTGAAGGCTCACTACGAAAAGCCTATGGCCTTGACAGTCAAGACGTCCATATACCAACAAGTGTTCTACTGCG ATGATAGCTCAGGGATGAGATGCGAAGATCGTTGGGATGTCCAGAAAGAACTCGTCAAGAAGTTGGCCGGTGTCACCACTCAACTGCTCCCTGCGGGCGAAGGTGTTGGGCTAAGTTTTGTTAATAGTGAATTTGATATATTCCCTAACCTCGCAGTTGaccaggtgaagaagatcttggATTCCGCGCCATTGAGCCCCAGTGGCAACACTACAATTGGCACAAACCTAAGATCTAGAATTCTGGAGCCGCTAGTCTACAGCAAAGTCAGTTCGCAGAGACTTGATAGGCCGCTGCTCATAATTATAACTATTGGTGGTTATCCGGAGTCTAGAGCTGAATCTGAATTTGTGAACGCTATCATCGAATGCGGCAGGAAGCTAGATCTCGCTGGATACCCCCGCCGCAGTACGTAA
- a CDS encoding uncharacterized protein (COG:T;~EggNog:ENOG410PVXJ;~InterPro:IPR000719,IPR011009,IPR017441;~PFAM:PF00069;~go_function: GO:0004672 - protein kinase activity [Evidence IEA];~go_function: GO:0005524 - ATP binding [Evidence IEA];~go_process: GO:0006468 - protein phosphorylation [Evidence IEA]), producing MFWLQSRTSLVSSIRANLSIFSRNLPLRYRALPSSSHPVECRPTSTIASTNQTIQRVFPISRFEVIDPTEEVEEETLPTYDVKTYYPVRLGEVLDGRYQVVAKLGYGVTSTVWLGRDLSDSNHVALKIYVSGTLKSSNELAVYERINAVETDHAGKNLIRQLWDHFFLEGPHGRHKCLVHQPLGLSVDQFLYFFPGRVMNLDALKPCLRQVLGIVDFLHTEARVIHTDLQLKNLLLPGDPKNFSGLEDAEIEAPSARKILGPERTIYTSHIVVPGNGLPLLSDFGEARFSDEEHDEDIMPNLYRAPEVVLKMNWDSKVDVWSIALMVGDYAY from the exons ATGTTTTGGCTTCAGTCACGTACTTCTCTAGTATCCAGTATACGTGCAAACCTTTCCATATTCTCACGTAATCTACCTTTGCGCTATAGAGCCCTACCTAGTTCGTCTCATCCAGTCGAATGCAGACCAACATCCACGATCGCGTCTACAAATCAAACCATACAACGCGTATTTCCTATATCAAGATTTGAGGTCATTGATCCAACAgaagaggttgaggaagagactcTACCGACCTACGATGTCAAGACATACTACCCCGTCCGTCTTGGGGAAGTTCTAGATGGCCGCTATCAAGTCGTTGCCAAATTAGGCTATGGTGTCACATCTACCGTCTGGCTCGGTCGCGATCTAAG TGATTCCAATCATGTTGCCTTGAAGATTTATGTGTCTGGTACTCTGAAGAGTAGCAACGAACTCGCCGTATACGAACGCATAAACGCAGTTGAAACAGACCATGCCGGCAAGAATCTCATTCGTCAACTATGGGATCACTTCTTCCTAGAAGGTCCCCATGGCCGTCACAAGTGTCTCGTGCATCAACCGCTCGGGCTTAGTGTAGACCAATTCTTGTACTTCTTTCCGGGGAGGGTGATGAACCTCGACGCTTTGAAGCCTTGTCTACGGCAGGTATTGGGGATAGTTGATTTTCTGCACACTGAAGCTAGGGTCATACACACCG ATCTACAACTGAAGAATCTCCTACTTCCCGGAGATCCTAAGAATTTCTCGGGTCTCGAAGACGCAGAGATTGAGGCCCCTTCGGCTAGGAAAATACTTGGCCCTGAGCGCACAATCTACACCAGCCACATCGTTGTCCCTGGAAATGGATTGCCATTGCTCAGTGACTTTGGAGAAGCTCGATTCAGCGATGAAGAGCATGACGAGGATATCATGCCAAATCTTTACAGGGCTCCCGAGGTGGTGCTAAAGATGAACTGGGATAGCAAGGTGGATGTGTGGAGCATTGCCCTGATGGTAGGAGATTATGCTTATTGA